In the genome of Thermogemmatispora onikobensis, the window AGATCATTATCCCCAATCCCTGGCACTTCAGCTATCCACTCTGGCCGCCGCGCCCAGTGGTCGACCTGATCCACTGGTGGGGCCAGCACTTTGATCCGCTTTTGATGGCTCGTCCAGTCTTCTTTAAGGTGACCATCTGGCTCGACGACCTGCTCTACGGCCCGTTCTACCTGGTGGCTATCTATGCCTACGCGAAGGGCCGCGAGTGGATTCGCCTGCCAAGCATTATCTACGCCGTGGCTATGATCGAGGGCGTGGTGATCATCCTGAGCGAGGAGGCCTTCGGCGCCTACCGCTCGCCACAGCTGGGCCTGGTAATTGCCGCTAACGCTTCGTGGATCATTTTCCCGCTTGTGATTCTCTTCCGCATGGGATTGCGCGAGCATCCCTTCAGCCGCCCAGTAGCCCTGAGCAAGCCAGCCTTAACGGGGGAAGGAGTCAGAGGATGAAACGCGCCTTCGCTATAGTAATCCTGGCCTATGTCCTGGCACTGGGAGCGGCCTGGGCCACGTTCCTCGTTCTTCAGAGGTGGCCACCGCTGGTCGCGCTGGCGGTGGCCGATGGCGTAGCGACCGTCGTGGTCTTCGCCTTCAGTGTGCTGACAAACAATTCGAGCCTCTACGATCCCTACTGGAGCGTGGCCCCGGTCCCGATCGCCCTTTTCTGGCTATTCCGGCCCGGCTCCGATGGTCTGGCCAACGCGCGGCATGGGCTGATCTTCGGCTTGCTCTGCCTGTGGGCGCTGCGCCTGACGGTAAACTGGGCCAGGCGCTGGCGCGGGTTGGAACATGAAGACTGGCGCTACGTGGATATCCGTAAGAATACAGGGCCCTGGTACTGGCCAGTCAGTCTGCTCGGTATTCACCTGATGCCGACAGTGCTGGTCTTTTTGGGCTGCCTGAGCCTGTGGCCAAACCTGAGCGATCGCGGAACTCCCCTCGTGCTGGCCGATGGGCTGGCAGCCCTGGTGACACTGGCCGCCGTGGCTATCGAGACCGTGGCCGATCAGCAAATGGAGCACTTCCGCGCCCGGCCCGCCAGCGAGCGCGGCCCCTTTCCGTCGGGCCTCTGGTCCTGGTCGCGCCATCCCAACTATCTCGGCGAGGTCCTCTTCTGGTGGGGCCTCTATCTGTTCGTGCTGGCGGCTCACCCGGCTTTCTGGTGGACGATCGTCGGGCCGCTGGCAATACTGGCGCTCTTCCTGGGGGTCAGTATCCCGATGATGGAGCGCCACCTGCTGGCAAAGTATCCTGCCAGCTATGCCCAGTACCAGCAGCACGTCTCTCCGTTCTTTCCGTGGCCTCCGCGCTCTCGCTCTCCGCAACGCGCAGAACTGGATCACTGAGCCGCGCGATGTGCTATAGTGTTTTTGTCCTGACAACGTGGCTTCAGGGCCAAAGGCGAAGCAGGCTATCGGGTCAGAATATGCTGAGCGGATGGACGCAACCGCTAGAATAGGAGGAGAACAATGGCAGTCTATATCATCGCCAGCATCGATATCACCGATCCCGAGGACTATCAGGAGTATGCCCGCCAGGCCGGAGCTACCGTGGCTCAATATGGCGGCAGATATCTGGCTCGTGGCGGCCAGATTGAGACGCTCGAAGGGGACTGGCAGCCTGGTCGCATCGCTTTGTTGGAGTTCCCAACAGCAGAACAGGCCTGGACCTGGTACAATTCCCCCGAGTATAGCGCAATCCGCGGCATCCGGCAGCGCGCTTCTCACTCGCGCGTAATCCTTGTGCACGGCCTCCCCGAGCAGCCAGCCTGAGTGCAAGAGGCACGCTTACTTACACGCCTCATGAGCCAGAGGGTCCATCAGCCGCCCCCTGTTCGCTCATGAGGCACTTTGATGCTCATGAGATCCATGCTCATGTACCTGGGAGGCCTCGGCTGGCTCAGAAGCAGGCCGGTTCATCATGGCCAGCATGGCCGGGCCCCCGGTGCGCAGAAAGCGGATGACGAGCGCGGCGGCCAGCAGGAGAGCTAACAGATTGAGCACAGTGGTATAGTTCCACTGCAAACCCTGGCTAATGGCAGCTACCGTACGCTGCGTAGGAATAAGGCCCAGCAGGCTAAAAAGCAGCTCCACCAGGTAGCCAGCCAGGGCCATTGTTACATAAAAGGTCAGCAGCAGATAGCCGGCCACCTTCCAGCCGTAATACTTGCGATAGATGTCGAGAATAGGCAGGACGATCAGGTCAGCGAAGATGAAGCTGACCAGGCCGCCGAAGCTGATGCCGCCACGCCAGAGCACCGCCGCCAGGGGCACATTGCCTACAGAGCAGACAAAGCTGATGATGGCCACCAGCGGACCAATCAGCGGCCCCTCAATGGCGGCCAGCGTCGGGTTACCGCTCAGGAAGAAGGTGCGCCAGAAGCTGTCAGGTACCCAGGCCGCTAAGGCTCCGGCAATGAGCAGTCCCAGCAGCACGTCGGTCCAGACCGCCGCCCAGTCCATCACGAAATAATGGCTGATGGCTGTGAAGGCTCGCCCGCTCCAGAGACGGCGCCAGAACGGGCCACTGGCCTCGACACTCATGTCCATCGCCGCATGGCCCTCCATACGCCCGCTGAGGCCGCGCTCCGCCTGCTCTCTGGCTCGAGCCACCAGCTGGCGACTGAGCGTGAGGCGGAAGATGAGCGCCAACAGAATGACCATGATGAGGCCACCGAGATACTGCGCCAGCATGAAGGGCCAGCCCAGTAAGACGAGTAAGATCAGGCCCAGCTCAATCACCAGATTGGTCGAGGCCAGCTCAAAGACCATCGCCGCTGTGAAACTGGCCCCCTTGCGAAAGAGCGAGCGCGCCAGGGCAACTGCCGCATAGGAGCAGGAGCTGGAGGCAATGCCGAAAAGGGTGGCCAGCGCCAGATGCCGGGGAGACTCGCCTCCCAGGAGACGGGCCAGCGTTCTTCGGGAAACGACCGCCTGCACCAGTGCTGAGAGGGCAAAGCCTAAGACAAGCGGCCAGAGAATTTCCCAGAACATGCTGAAGGCGCTCAGCAGCGCCTGCACGATAAACATGGGCCTTTCGTTCCCTCCTTTTGCTACCTGCCCTCGCAGGTCACCTCAGAGCAAGCTGGCAAGCCAAGGCTTCCCCGAGAAAGATAGGCCGCCCAGATCACCCCTGTCAAGCTCATGGGCAGGCGCAGTCAGAACCGGGGACCAGCCCTAGCCTCCTGACCAGGGCTGCTGCCGCGCTTGACAGCAGTCTAGAGGGAAGAGGCCGCGGTATCGCTCGGTCTCTGTGGCTCCGCTTCGGCTTCCAGGGTCAGAGACCAACTGCGATGCAGTTGGGGATGGATCAGATTGGCGCGCACCAGCAGGGCCCGATCGCGCAAGATCTCCTCCGGCTGACCGTCGGCCAGAATGCGCCGCTCCTCGCCCAGCACAATCACCCGCCGCGCAATCAATGGCACAATCTCCAGCTCGTGGGTGGCCGTAACGATGGTTCTCCCCTGCTCACCCAGGCGACGGATCAAATTGACCAGCACCCACTTGGTACGCGGATCAAGCGAGGCCGTCGGCTCGTCCAGAAGGATGACCTCCGGCTGCAGCGAGAGAACCGAGGCAATGGCCGCTCGCTTCTTCTCGCCGCCCGACAACTCAAAGGGGGCCCGGTCGGCCAGATGGCTGATCTCCATCAGCTCCAGGGCCTCCTGGCAGCGCCGCTTGACCTCTTCACGCGGCAGGCCGAGCTGCAGCGGCCCGAAGGCCACATCATCAAAGACCGTGGCGCTGAAGAGCTGCACATCGGGATCTTGAAAGACTAGCCCAACCTGGCGATGAAAGGTAAAGGTCTCCTGCCCTGCCGCCACCGCCTTGATATCGCGGCCCAAGGCCCGCATGCTTCCCTCCTCGGGCGCCAGCAGACCATCGAGGAGCTTCAGCAGGGTCGATTTGCCACTCCCATTGGCCCCCAAGAGCGCAATCTGCTCGCCGTGGCTAATCTCCAAATCGATGCCGTCAAGGGCCAGATGTCGACCGTGATAGCGATAGCGCACCCCACGCAGCCGATAGAT includes:
- a CDS encoding EXPERA domain-containing protein, with translation IIIPNPWHFSYPLWPPRPVVDLIHWWGQHFDPLLMARPVFFKVTIWLDDLLYGPFYLVAIYAYAKGREWIRLPSIIYAVAMIEGVVIILSEEAFGAYRSPQLGLVIAANASWIIFPLVILFRMGLREHPFSRPVALSKPALTGEGVRG
- a CDS encoding DUF1295 domain-containing protein, whose translation is MKRAFAIVILAYVLALGAAWATFLVLQRWPPLVALAVADGVATVVVFAFSVLTNNSSLYDPYWSVAPVPIALFWLFRPGSDGLANARHGLIFGLLCLWALRLTVNWARRWRGLEHEDWRYVDIRKNTGPWYWPVSLLGIHLMPTVLVFLGCLSLWPNLSDRGTPLVLADGLAALVTLAAVAIETVADQQMEHFRARPASERGPFPSGLWSWSRHPNYLGEVLFWWGLYLFVLAAHPAFWWTIVGPLAILALFLGVSIPMMERHLLAKYPASYAQYQQHVSPFFPWPPRSRSPQRAELDH
- a CDS encoding DUF1330 domain-containing protein, giving the protein MAVYIIASIDITDPEDYQEYARQAGATVAQYGGRYLARGGQIETLEGDWQPGRIALLEFPTAEQAWTWYNSPEYSAIRGIRQRASHSRVILVHGLPEQPA
- a CDS encoding permease, which encodes MFIVQALLSAFSMFWEILWPLVLGFALSALVQAVVSRRTLARLLGGESPRHLALATLFGIASSSCSYAAVALARSLFRKGASFTAAMVFELASTNLVIELGLILLVLLGWPFMLAQYLGGLIMVILLALIFRLTLSRQLVARAREQAERGLSGRMEGHAAMDMSVEASGPFWRRLWSGRAFTAISHYFVMDWAAVWTDVLLGLLIAGALAAWVPDSFWRTFFLSGNPTLAAIEGPLIGPLVAIISFVCSVGNVPLAAVLWRGGISFGGLVSFIFADLIVLPILDIYRKYYGWKVAGYLLLTFYVTMALAGYLVELLFSLLGLIPTQRTVAAISQGLQWNYTTVLNLLALLLAAALVIRFLRTGGPAMLAMMNRPASEPAEASQVHEHGSHEHQSAS
- a CDS encoding energy-coupling factor ABC transporter ATP-binding protein, whose translation is MSETQASTLQPGSVIYRLRGVRYRYHGRHLALDGIDLEISHGEQIALLGANGSGKSTLLKLLDGLLAPEEGSMRALGRDIKAVAAGQETFTFHRQVGLVFQDPDVQLFSATVFDDVAFGPLQLGLPREEVKRRCQEALELMEISHLADRAPFELSGGEKKRAAIASVLSLQPEVILLDEPTASLDPRTKWVLVNLIRRLGEQGRTIVTATHELEIVPLIARRVIVLGEERRILADGQPEEILRDRALLVRANLIHPQLHRSWSLTLEAEAEPQRPSDTAASSL